A window of the Arenibacter algicola genome harbors these coding sequences:
- a CDS encoding alpha/beta hydrolase: MKFYSKKRIYWFLGIITFLLLLAFTFFYASDTSKAFPIDEYYAYDQAIPLKDSLSLLKDTTDFKLYHISYQSVHQKKVSGLLSLPKISPSPLPVVILMHGLGDNKNVDYVAYGNDLFLKNGYAVLRIDFSEHGERKGDFHDFSLTGKYKYWSRDIISQTVFDLRRAVDFIETREELDAQRIGYYGISLGGITGTIFCGIDNRIKVPIVALAGGQLNLLYEKEALTKEAKDFVSIIEPLNFVKKIAPRPFLMLNAKNDEIVPPLMSTLLFNEAQEPKEIIWYDAKHRDAPLDIIYGDGLNWFKKYL, encoded by the coding sequence ATGAAATTCTATAGTAAAAAACGGATATATTGGTTTTTGGGGATAATTACCTTTCTGCTATTATTGGCATTTACCTTCTTTTACGCCAGTGATACCAGCAAGGCCTTCCCCATAGACGAATATTATGCCTATGACCAGGCCATCCCGCTAAAAGATTCTCTTAGCCTACTAAAGGACACAACAGATTTTAAGTTATATCACATATCATATCAAAGCGTACACCAAAAAAAAGTAAGCGGTCTTTTGAGCCTGCCCAAAATTAGCCCCTCCCCCCTGCCCGTGGTCATTTTAATGCACGGCCTTGGAGACAACAAGAACGTGGATTACGTAGCCTACGGCAACGATCTTTTTCTCAAAAATGGCTATGCGGTATTGAGGATCGATTTTAGCGAGCATGGGGAAAGAAAAGGAGATTTTCATGATTTTAGCCTAACCGGGAAATACAAATACTGGAGTAGGGACATTATAAGTCAGACCGTATTCGACCTTAGACGTGCGGTCGATTTTATTGAAACAAGGGAGGAACTGGATGCCCAAAGAATAGGATACTATGGTATAAGTCTGGGAGGAATTACGGGCACCATATTTTGCGGAATAGATAATCGAATAAAAGTGCCAATTGTTGCCTTGGCTGGTGGACAATTGAATTTATTGTACGAAAAAGAAGCCCTGACCAAGGAGGCAAAAGACTTTGTAAGCATTATTGAGCCCCTAAACTTTGTCAAGAAGATTGCTCCGCGTCCGTTCCTCATGTTAAATGCAAAAAACGATGAAATAGTACCTCCTTTAATGAGCACCCTGCTCTTTAATGAGGCACAAGAACCTAAAGAGATTATTTGGTACGATGCAAAACATAGGGACGCTCCGCTGGACATTATTTATGGAGACGGACTCAACTGGTTTAAAAAATATTTATAA
- a CDS encoding SusD/RagB family nutrient-binding outer membrane lipoprotein, producing MMYQIKSKMAILVSGLIVLVSCHGLEDLNENPNRIGSDNVDPNLLVGTVISGTAKNVVGLGFGDMAGVMQHTQKDGWSSGHNAYDWSNDSHSWNGYYSLLTNNKTLIEKAEADNLEFHIGVGLVMKAYLFGMITDLWGDAPYSQALRGDEGAEFFDAAFDDQKDIYLGIFTDLARANTLLSKNQSEYFSIQQNQDVLYSGTVSQWRKFANSLALRYYMRLSAKEPGLAEEGIRRISSNPGQYPLIVDAADDANVDYVGTSTSDSWPTNTKFDISPQGTYFRIKMAATLVEALQALDDPRLGVWANKIETPLVLATGEAEDTDEIRDGERYVGQKLVDDHLDIVGEPVNFDKEYVGLPTAITLGPAFNLKKEFNQGSYNPHVSQLNDIYKEVSGPLLKSRLISAAEVHFILAEAALKGWASGGAEAHYNEGVKQSLKAWGLEDAYSSYIAGAAYGGLEDIMEQKWIASWTSATQSWFDYRRTGLPDLQAGPAAKRPALPLRFYYHIDEIDNNTQNAEAAIQKLETTSFKGDDASNNSAWSKMWLLQGTGEPY from the coding sequence ATGATGTATCAAATAAAAAGTAAAATGGCCATATTGGTGTCGGGACTTATTGTATTGGTCTCCTGCCATGGCTTGGAAGACCTTAATGAAAATCCTAATAGAATTGGTTCGGACAATGTGGACCCCAACCTATTGGTGGGCACGGTGATTTCAGGAACAGCCAAGAATGTAGTAGGCTTAGGTTTTGGTGATATGGCAGGGGTAATGCAGCATACCCAAAAAGATGGTTGGTCCAGTGGGCACAATGCCTATGACTGGAGCAATGATTCCCATAGTTGGAATGGTTATTATAGCTTATTGACCAATAATAAAACCTTAATAGAGAAAGCCGAAGCCGATAATTTGGAATTCCATATCGGGGTAGGCCTGGTTATGAAAGCCTATTTGTTTGGGATGATAACGGATCTGTGGGGAGACGCTCCTTATTCCCAAGCGTTAAGGGGAGACGAAGGGGCTGAATTTTTTGATGCTGCCTTTGACGATCAAAAAGATATCTATTTGGGTATATTTACGGATTTGGCACGGGCCAATACCCTTTTGTCCAAAAACCAAAGTGAATATTTTAGCATTCAACAAAATCAGGATGTACTTTATAGCGGCACTGTTTCACAGTGGCGCAAATTTGCCAATTCCCTTGCCTTGAGATATTATATGAGGTTGTCTGCAAAGGAACCAGGTTTGGCGGAAGAGGGAATAAGAAGGATATCTTCCAATCCAGGTCAATATCCTTTAATAGTGGATGCCGCTGACGATGCCAATGTAGACTATGTTGGAACCAGTACTAGCGACTCCTGGCCCACCAATACCAAATTTGATATAAGTCCTCAAGGAACTTATTTTAGAATAAAAATGGCAGCTACTTTGGTAGAAGCATTGCAGGCCCTTGACGATCCGCGATTAGGGGTTTGGGCCAATAAAATTGAAACACCTTTGGTTTTGGCTACTGGTGAGGCGGAGGATACGGATGAGATTCGTGACGGAGAACGATATGTAGGCCAGAAATTGGTAGATGACCATTTGGACATAGTAGGGGAACCTGTAAATTTTGATAAGGAATACGTAGGGCTTCCTACAGCCATAACTTTGGGGCCAGCCTTTAACTTAAAGAAGGAATTCAACCAAGGTTCTTACAATCCGCATGTTTCCCAATTGAACGATATTTACAAAGAAGTTAGCGGGCCATTGCTAAAATCTCGATTGATCTCGGCGGCCGAAGTGCATTTTATCCTGGCAGAGGCAGCTTTAAAGGGTTGGGCTTCAGGGGGTGCGGAAGCGCATTATAATGAGGGAGTAAAACAATCCTTAAAGGCTTGGGGCTTGGAAGATGCCTATTCCAGTTATATAGCCGGGGCTGCCTACGGGGGACTAGAAGATATTATGGAGCAAAAATGGATAGCCAGTTGGACATCAGCCACTCAGTCCTGGTTCGATTATAGAAGGACAGGCTTGCCAGATTTACAGGCAGGTCCTGCGGCCAAACGCCCAGCCTTGCCCTTGCGTTTCTACTACCATATAGATGAAATAGACAACAATACTCAAAATGCCGAGGCAGCTATTCAGAAATTGGAAACTACTTCATTTAAAGGAGATGATGCCAGTAACAATAGTGCCTGGTCCAAAATGTGGTTGTTGCAGGGTACTGGGGAACCATATTAA
- a CDS encoding SusC/RagA family TonB-linked outer membrane protein produces the protein MNTYLKNKIRMFGQLSMVLLVFCTTSVMAQSAQHTVTGSVTSSEDGMPLPGVSIVLKGTSQGVSSDFDGNYSINVPNGNGTLVYSYLGFEPQEIAVNGKTTINIALAPSAEALDEVVVTALGIKREDKSLGYSVENVAGEELTRVAQENVLNSLSGKVAGVTLNSTGGTGSSVSMVIRGAISLSSDNQPLFVIDGVPVTNSLNNIGGFGSDNRVDYGNAVSDLDPNSIEDVSILKGPSAAALYGSRAGNGVVLITTKKAKDKEKMKVSFTTNTVFDVPYRFLEQQTRFASGLFSFSPESQGGSNLLPDVQLSGGNGGPELDRGYFAVQWNAPVDANGVPIPTELKSYPNNVKNFVQTGITTTNSLEVTNSTEFMNYRMGVTNMQNTGLVPNSDVNRNSFSLSASSSLNDKFILSTNVNVVHSYADNRPASNRGANPLQWAYSTPANIDLGLLRDYDLPGTDVLTLAPGYNNPYFLAYGVNNSYSRYRVYGNMVLDWNISPSFKVRSSYNLNSYNQTQETKMSPGYDRESNNGTYGISKTDGVETNVDLLATFTKDLGDFDFSISGGGNLMYQKNTGLNNSAASRVGLVVPDLFTVSNIAPTALNYSSFTSERGINSVYALGNFGFMDMLYLDVTARNDWSSTLPVDNRSYFYPSASLSFLLSEVVDIPKVDLFKLRGGWARVGNDTSPYQLGAYYNNAGQWENAVLYTAPGSLSTPTLEPEEATSKELGLDLTMFNNRFRFEGTYYTVENRNQIVPSIPIPGSSGYGSVSINAGVLESEGYELSLGITPIRTENWNWDLNLNYTTNESKVVALAPGVDYIELWSENKSVSRAYVADPTTGEDGLVGNLYSPRIKRVTDPNSPYFGYPLIGQAEDSEWLPEEERVKVGNYNPDFIMGLQSSLTFKNFTLNMTFDWRSGGQYMSQTSRYMVEDGYGQQLIDNLVNPGIAEPGPELKQWVLDRADELIYGENFLSVGGTPGNGGLPETFSGNVVYDGVFSPGVRGTHDENGNFILESENLGDVGTTILPFSVANPWEFGTPHMFDADYIKLREVSLSYSLPNKLIERTGLDNISVSVYSRNIMLWTKDSSFGVDPERAFQAESGTDKRGTQFKQGIERYNVDPWVIPVGFKIGITF, from the coding sequence ATGAACACATATTTAAAAAATAAAATTCGGATGTTTGGGCAACTGTCCATGGTGTTGCTGGTTTTCTGCACCACTTCGGTTATGGCCCAATCAGCTCAGCATACGGTAACGGGTAGCGTTACATCTTCCGAAGATGGAATGCCTTTGCCAGGAGTAAGTATCGTTCTTAAAGGGACTTCCCAGGGAGTTTCATCAGATTTTGATGGGAACTACAGTATTAATGTTCCAAACGGTAACGGTACGCTTGTTTATTCCTATTTGGGTTTTGAACCACAGGAAATAGCAGTGAATGGAAAGACCACCATTAATATTGCTTTGGCTCCCAGTGCAGAGGCATTGGACGAGGTGGTGGTAACGGCTTTGGGTATAAAAAGGGAGGATAAGTCCTTAGGTTACTCCGTAGAAAATGTCGCCGGAGAAGAACTAACAAGGGTGGCCCAAGAGAACGTATTAAATTCCCTATCCGGAAAAGTAGCGGGTGTAACCCTAAACTCTACAGGAGGTACAGGTTCTTCGGTGAGCATGGTAATTCGTGGTGCCATTTCTCTTAGTTCTGACAATCAACCACTATTTGTTATAGATGGGGTTCCAGTAACCAATTCCTTGAACAACATTGGGGGGTTTGGTAGTGACAACCGAGTGGATTATGGAAATGCCGTATCGGATTTGGATCCCAATAGTATTGAGGATGTAAGTATCCTTAAAGGACCTAGTGCTGCGGCACTATATGGTTCCCGAGCAGGTAATGGGGTGGTTCTTATCACTACCAAAAAGGCCAAGGACAAGGAAAAAATGAAAGTTTCCTTTACTACCAATACGGTGTTTGATGTTCCCTATAGATTCTTGGAACAACAAACTAGGTTTGCGTCAGGTTTGTTCTCTTTTTCACCAGAATCGCAAGGAGGCAGTAACTTACTTCCGGATGTACAATTGTCAGGAGGTAATGGTGGTCCCGAACTGGATCGCGGATATTTTGCGGTACAGTGGAACGCTCCTGTGGATGCCAATGGGGTTCCCATCCCAACAGAATTGAAATCGTATCCAAATAATGTCAAGAATTTTGTACAAACCGGAATTACAACCACAAATAGTCTTGAGGTTACCAATAGTACAGAGTTCATGAACTACAGAATGGGCGTGACCAATATGCAGAATACCGGCCTTGTTCCCAATTCCGATGTTAATAGGAACAGTTTTTCCCTATCGGCTTCATCAAGCTTGAACGATAAGTTTATTTTGAGCACCAATGTAAATGTGGTGCACAGTTATGCAGATAATAGACCAGCCTCGAATAGGGGTGCCAATCCATTACAATGGGCATACTCTACGCCAGCCAATATTGATCTCGGCCTACTTAGAGATTATGACCTTCCTGGTACGGATGTATTAACCTTGGCCCCTGGGTATAACAACCCTTATTTCCTTGCTTATGGAGTAAATAACAGTTATTCACGTTACAGGGTCTATGGAAACATGGTGTTGGATTGGAATATTTCGCCATCCTTTAAAGTTCGGAGTAGTTATAACCTAAATAGTTATAATCAGACCCAGGAAACCAAAATGTCTCCCGGATATGACAGGGAGTCCAACAATGGAACTTACGGTATTTCCAAGACAGACGGGGTAGAGACCAATGTGGATCTGTTGGCCACTTTTACCAAGGATTTGGGAGATTTTGATTTTAGTATCTCGGGTGGTGGTAACTTAATGTACCAAAAGAATACCGGACTAAATAACTCCGCCGCATCACGTGTTGGACTAGTTGTGCCAGATCTTTTTACGGTTTCAAACATTGCCCCAACGGCATTAAATTATTCCAGTTTTACTAGTGAAAGGGGGATAAATAGTGTTTACGCATTAGGTAACTTTGGTTTTATGGACATGTTGTATCTGGATGTAACGGCTAGGAACGATTGGTCCAGTACGCTACCAGTAGATAATCGCTCTTATTTTTATCCTTCGGCCTCATTAAGCTTCTTGTTGAGCGAGGTTGTAGATATACCCAAGGTAGATCTTTTTAAACTTAGGGGAGGTTGGGCCAGAGTAGGTAACGATACCAGCCCATATCAATTAGGTGCATATTACAATAATGCAGGACAATGGGAGAATGCGGTCTTGTATACGGCACCTGGAAGTCTAAGTACACCAACCTTGGAGCCCGAAGAGGCTACTTCCAAAGAATTGGGGCTAGACTTGACGATGTTCAATAACAGGTTTCGTTTTGAGGGTACTTATTACACGGTTGAAAATAGGAACCAGATTGTTCCCAGTATCCCCATTCCAGGATCTTCTGGATACGGTAGCGTAAGTATTAACGCTGGGGTTTTGGAGAGTGAAGGGTACGAATTGTCTTTGGGTATTACACCAATAAGAACGGAAAATTGGAATTGGGACCTAAATCTAAATTATACCACCAATGAATCCAAAGTAGTTGCCTTGGCCCCTGGTGTGGATTATATAGAATTATGGAGTGAAAACAAGAGTGTTTCCAGAGCTTATGTTGCAGATCCTACTACTGGTGAAGACGGACTTGTGGGAAATCTGTATTCCCCTAGAATTAAAAGGGTAACCGATCCCAATTCGCCTTATTTTGGATATCCACTTATTGGACAAGCGGAAGATTCTGAATGGTTACCGGAAGAAGAACGTGTTAAGGTAGGGAATTATAACCCAGATTTTATCATGGGACTCCAATCCAGCCTTACATTTAAGAACTTTACCTTGAATATGACCTTCGATTGGCGTTCGGGAGGACAGTACATGTCCCAAACCTCTAGGTATATGGTAGAGGACGGTTACGGTCAGCAATTGATTGACAATTTGGTCAATCCAGGAATAGCTGAACCGGGCCCCGAATTAAAGCAATGGGTGTTGGATCGAGCAGATGAATTGATTTATGGAGAGAATTTCTTGTCTGTTGGTGGTACCCCAGGTAATGGAGGTTTGCCAGAGACCTTTAGTGGAAACGTAGTTTATGACGGAGTTTTTAGTCCAGGGGTAAGGGGAACCCATGATGAAAATGGTAACTTTATATTGGAAAGTGAAAACCTTGGGGATGTAGGTACTACGATACTACCTTTTTCTGTGGCTAATCCATGGGAATTTGGAACTCCCCATATGTTCGATGCCGATTACATTAAACTAAGGGAGGTATCCTTAAGTTATAGTCTGCCCAACAAGTTGATAGAAAGGACAGGCTTGGACAATATTAGTGTATCCGTTTACAGCAGGAATATCATGTTGTGGACCAAAGATTCTTCCTTTGGTGTGGATCCGGAAAGGGCATTTCAGGCAGAATCGGGAACGGATAAAAGGGGAACGCAGTTTAAACAGGGTATAGAGCGGTACAATGTAGATCCCTGGGTAATCCCGGTAGGTTTTAAAATTGGTATAACATTTTAA
- a CDS encoding PKD domain-containing protein has protein sequence MTKKNLILLYGILFSMILSLSSCSSDDSSSSEDIPLSADIFQSVVGKKVAFQGLTNNAASWAWDFGDGTTSSEKNPVHVYSEGGYYTAKLTATSSDGSSVSKEVRLAIDLTPYILLTGGPTAPNGKTWRLSSGHSDKDYFAYADAALTPFDGAPNPLPAGIFGVGLGLGEVYQDEFTFYFDGSYSHDVKADGASFSGLVFQLLTTGGANIVNPSSDQSFGLCTATYTPESDATFTYVENEDLTVSSVFGPGGSLTYSGVSTLDFSGTEFIGFMDFQRKVMVQEIKDNSMRLVMFMAAEPSAPGINTNGLVLTFEVVN, from the coding sequence ATGACTAAAAAAAATCTAATACTGTTGTATGGAATTTTATTTTCGATGATACTGTCCCTGTCTTCCTGTAGCTCAGATGATAGTTCCAGTTCGGAAGATATTCCTCTTTCCGCCGATATTTTTCAGAGTGTCGTGGGGAAAAAAGTAGCCTTCCAAGGGTTGACCAACAATGCCGCCTCATGGGCGTGGGATTTTGGGGATGGAACTACTAGCAGTGAGAAAAACCCGGTACATGTTTATTCCGAAGGTGGATACTACACAGCCAAATTAACGGCCACATCTTCAGATGGAAGTTCTGTTAGCAAGGAAGTTAGGCTTGCAATAGATCTTACTCCTTATATATTACTTACTGGTGGGCCAACCGCTCCTAATGGTAAAACCTGGAGGCTTTCCAGTGGACATTCCGATAAGGATTATTTTGCATATGCGGATGCTGCTCTAACCCCATTTGATGGGGCGCCAAATCCATTGCCTGCCGGTATATTTGGGGTAGGTCTTGGATTGGGAGAAGTGTATCAAGATGAATTTACCTTTTATTTTGATGGAAGTTATAGCCATGATGTAAAGGCCGATGGGGCTTCTTTTAGTGGGCTTGTCTTTCAATTGCTCACCACAGGTGGTGCCAATATTGTAAACCCAAGCAGTGATCAAAGCTTTGGGTTATGTACAGCGACCTATACCCCAGAATCGGATGCAACATTTACTTATGTTGAAAATGAAGATCTTACGGTATCCTCTGTATTTGGTCCGGGAGGCTCTTTGACTTATAGCGGGGTAAGTACCTTGGATTTTTCGGGTACGGAATTCATTGGTTTCATGGATTTTCAGCGCAAGGTGATGGTACAGGAAATTAAGGATAATTCAATGAGGTTGGTCATGTTTATGGCGGCAGAACCTAGTGCGCCGGGAATAAACACTAATGGACTCGTGCTCACGTTTGAAGTTGTGAATTAA
- a CDS encoding PhoPQ-activated pathogenicity-related family protein → MRKLVSIFLTLSLLCIFSCKDSPKKLVENVSPASTEITPSIALQSYLNNEDQTYKWELKENYAIGGVTAYELMLTSQKWREHVWTHELTILVPKEVAHDGALLLITGGSIKEGIPNWSNNEEDKKSISFAQVAEKNKAIVAIVRQVPNQPLYDGLTEDELISFTLHNYKNDKDLTWPLLFPMVKSAVRAMDAVQEFSSKNLEKEVTRFTVTGASKRGWTTWLTGANDKRVETIAPMVIDVLNMPVSLDYQITAWNEYSIQINDYIKLEIPQTVGTEDGKAITQMVDPYSYRANLTMPKLIFIGTNDEYWPVDAIKNYINDIPGENYIHYVPNAGHDLGDGKQAIRALSAFWGKSLSKSPQTSLSYDLTTDETSATLTVKTTSDELENAYIWSADSSDRDFRDEEWTSKKLDSKDHDHIFQQVKFPKSGYKAFYIDLEYKDPNGGKYTKSTRMYVADDDEIL, encoded by the coding sequence ATGAGAAAGTTGGTTTCTATTTTTTTAACGTTGTCCTTATTATGTATATTTTCCTGCAAGGACAGTCCAAAAAAACTGGTGGAAAATGTTTCCCCAGCTTCAACTGAAATAACTCCTTCCATTGCGTTACAAAGTTACTTAAACAACGAAGATCAAACGTATAAATGGGAATTGAAAGAGAATTATGCCATAGGGGGTGTAACCGCTTATGAGCTTATGCTGACCTCCCAAAAATGGCGGGAACACGTCTGGACCCATGAACTCACCATACTGGTCCCTAAAGAAGTTGCCCATGACGGGGCACTTTTATTGATTACTGGCGGAAGCATAAAAGAGGGGATACCCAATTGGTCTAACAATGAAGAAGATAAAAAATCCATCAGTTTTGCACAGGTAGCCGAAAAGAACAAGGCCATAGTGGCCATTGTTAGACAGGTACCCAACCAACCTCTATATGATGGCCTTACGGAAGATGAACTTATTTCCTTTACCCTTCACAATTATAAAAACGACAAAGACCTAACGTGGCCCTTATTATTTCCTATGGTAAAAAGTGCTGTCAGAGCCATGGATGCAGTTCAGGAATTCAGCAGTAAAAATCTTGAAAAGGAGGTCACACGCTTTACGGTAACCGGAGCTTCCAAAAGAGGCTGGACCACTTGGTTGACCGGAGCAAACGACAAAAGGGTAGAGACCATAGCACCAATGGTAATTGACGTTTTAAATATGCCCGTAAGCTTGGATTACCAAATTACGGCTTGGAACGAATATAGTATTCAGATCAATGACTACATTAAATTGGAAATCCCCCAAACTGTGGGAACCGAGGATGGCAAGGCCATAACCCAAATGGTAGACCCTTATTCCTATAGGGCCAATTTAACCATGCCCAAATTAATTTTTATAGGCACCAATGATGAATACTGGCCTGTAGATGCCATTAAAAATTACATCAACGATATTCCTGGTGAAAATTATATTCACTATGTACCCAATGCCGGCCATGACCTAGGTGATGGAAAACAGGCCATAAGGGCCCTGAGTGCCTTTTGGGGCAAATCCTTGAGCAAGTCGCCACAGACTTCCCTTTCCTATGACCTAACTACTGACGAAACCTCGGCGACCTTGACAGTCAAAACCACTTCCGATGAACTTGAAAATGCCTATATATGGTCTGCCGATTCATCGGACCGGGACTTTAGGGACGAAGAATGGACCTCTAAAAAATTGGACTCCAAAGACCACGACCATATTTTTCAGCAGGTAAAATTTCCAAAAAGTGGCTATAAGGCATTTTATATAGATTTGGAGTACAAAGACCCCAACGGAGGGAAATATACCAAGAGTACCAGAATGTATGTAGCGGACGACGATGAAATTCTATAG